One Loxodonta africana isolate mLoxAfr1 chromosome 4, mLoxAfr1.hap2, whole genome shotgun sequence genomic region harbors:
- the LOC100659784 gene encoding olfactory receptor 8S1-like has protein sequence MALRNHSTITEFIILGLSADPKIQALLFVLFLGIYLLTMLGNLMMLLVIRTDSHLHTPMYFFLSHLSFIDLCFSSVTVPKMLENLLSQKKSISVRGCLAQVFFVFITGGTEICLLSVMAYDRYAAICHPLLYGQVMSKQWCAQLVWGSWGLGFLDTVINVPLAMKMDFCDTYIIPHYSCELPSIFLLSCSDVSTNFLVMLCSTIPHALITFLSIFFSYICIIFTILSITSTSGRNKVFSTCSSHIAAVIFFYGSVFLRYFIPTSGSSLKLIFSVQYSVITPMLNPLIYSLKNKEVKAAVRRTLEKYLQYVQWQNKGKG, from the coding sequence ATGGCCTTGAGGAACCACAGCACCATCACCGAGTTCATCATCCTTGGGCTGTCTGCTGACCCCAAGATCCAGGCTCTACTCTTTGTGCTCTTCCTGGGGATTTACCTCCTGACCATGCTGGGGAACCTGATGATGCTGCTGGTCATCAGGACTGATTCTCAcctccacacacccatgtacttcttcctgagTCACCTCTCTTTTATTGACCTCTGCTTCTCTTCAGTCACCGTGCCCAAGATGCTGGAGAACCTTCTGTCTCAGAAGAAATCCATCTCAGTAAGGGGCTGCCTGGCTCAGGTATTCTTTGTGTTTATCACTGGAGGGACTGAAATCTGTCTTCTTTCGGTGATGGCTTATGACCGCTATGCTGCCATCTGCCACCCTCTGCTCTATGGCCAGGTGATGAGTAAACAGTGGTGTGCGCAGCTTGTGTGGGGCTCATGGGGTCTAGGGTTTCTGGACACAGTCATCAATGTCCCTCTGGCAATGAAAATGGACTTCTGTGATACCTACATCATCCCACACTACAGCTGTGAGTTACCCTCTATATTCCTTCTGTCTTGCTCCGATGTCTCCACCAACTTCCTTGTCATGCTCTGTTCCACCATCCCACATGCACTTATAACTTTCCTTTCAATCTTTTTCTCTTACATCTGCATCATCTTCACCATCCTTAGCATCACCTCTACTTCCGGCAGAAACAAGGTGTTCTCCACGTGCTCCTCCCACATCGCTGCAGTGATCTTCTTCTATGGGTCAGTTTTTCTCCGCTATTTCATTCCAACCTCAGGGTCGTCCCTTAAGTTGATCTTCTCTGTGCAATACagtgtgatcactcccatgctAAACCCCCTCATCTACAGTCTGAAGAACAAGGAGGTGAAGGCAGCTGTGAGAAGAACACTGGAAAAGTATTTACAATATGTTCAATGGCAGAATAAAGGGAAAGGATGA